One genomic segment of Pseudoalteromonas sp. GCY includes these proteins:
- the rplB gene encoding 50S ribosomal protein L2, translating to MALQKCKPTSAGRRHVVKVVNPDLHKGKPYAPLLEKNSKSGGRNNNGRITVRHIGGGHKQHYRVIDFTRTKDGIPAKVERLEYDPNRSANIALVLYADGERRYIIAPKGLKAGDAIQSGVDAPIKVGNTLPMRNIPVGSTVHNVELKPGKGAQIARSAGAYVQILAREGQYVTLRLRSGEVRKVESDCRATLGEVGNAEHMLRSLGKAGANRWRGIRPTVRGVAMNPIDHPHGGGEGRTSGGRHPVSPWGVPTKGYKTRKNKRTDKFIVRRRTK from the coding sequence ATGGCACTTCAAAAGTGTAAACCAACTTCTGCGGGTCGTCGTCACGTCGTTAAAGTGGTTAACCCTGATCTACACAAGGGTAAGCCTTACGCTCCGCTATTAGAGAAAAACTCTAAATCAGGTGGTCGTAACAACAACGGTCGTATCACGGTTCGTCACATCGGTGGTGGTCATAAGCAACACTACCGTGTAATCGACTTTACACGCACAAAAGATGGCATTCCAGCTAAAGTTGAGCGTCTAGAGTACGATCCAAACCGTAGCGCAAACATCGCTCTTGTATTATATGCAGACGGTGAGCGTCGTTACATTATTGCACCTAAGGGTCTTAAAGCAGGTGATGCAATCCAATCTGGTGTTGATGCACCAATCAAGGTTGGTAACACACTACCTATGCGTAATATCCCTGTAGGTTCTACTGTACACAACGTTGAACTTAAACCTGGCAAAGGTGCACAAATTGCACGTTCTGCTGGTGCTTACGTACAGATCCTTGCTCGTGAAGGTCAATACGTAACACTACGTCTTCGTTCTGGCGAAGTTCGTAAGGTTGAGTCTGATTGTCGTGCGACTCTTGGCGAAGTAGGTAACGCAGAACACATGCTACGTTCACTAGGTAAAGCTGGTGCAAATCGTTGGCGTGGTATCCGTCCTACAGTTCGTGGTGTTGCCATGAACCCGATTGACCACCCACACGGTGGTGGTGAAGGTCGTACTTCTGGTGGTCGTCACCCTGTATCTCCATGGGGCGTACCTACTAAAGGTTACAAGACTCGTAAGAACAAGCGTACTGATAAGTTTATCGTACGTCGTCGTACTAAATAA
- the plsB gene encoding glycerol-3-phosphate 1-O-acyltransferase PlsB: MQIFSYLLTTIARCSNWLFVKSKVLPEHPIEDYELDSSIPTFYVARLDSVSDMVALDVMCKKLGLPRPSQKARIGNRELNRFVGIQAPPSVFGNSHKPSDALEHSKAIFEALKDDDNTDAQVIPVTILWGRNPGKEKPGVGTLLSNSLTPSWLRKCFVILFSGRDNFVRFSRPIELNQLLNDKADVEELPHKLLRVARVHFRRQKLAATGPKLPSREQLFNSILASQSIKKAIADEAKTKGLSQEEARLQALRLLDEIAANYSDAMVRVADRALTWLWNKLYNGIEVNNSDKVQALADKGHEIIYVPCHRSHMDYLLLTYIIYHQGLVPPHIAAGVNLNFFPAGPIFRRSGAFFIRRSFSGNKLYSAVFKEYLSQLFIKGYSVKFYTEGGRSRTGRLLPPKTGMLAMTLQSMLRGIDRPISLVPVYLGYEHVMEINTYLKELAGNSKKNESIFGIFKAIKNLKNYGRGYLNFGDPISVNQFLNEHQPDWRDSIHPTETQKPAWLNKQVADLADVIMTEINNSAALNSVNLLATILLSNEQFALPKSQLLQQLDLYLGLHRNAPYHDNATVPDSSSEGLLDHALKLDKFDIIEDSFGSIISVKEKERALLNYYRNNILHLFAVPSLIAQQLFNRYSLTVDECRKEVALLYPLFAKEWFLTDLKTGYIESIFEYFAAKDLITFDGHLASVNKDGSALAQLEMLGKVIHLTLERYAITINLVKRHQGLSRSELEKESALLADRLGTLHGIKSPEFFDKKVLSAFVTSLKEQGFIEQDEAAGIRGTESLHTLEQYLKALLPARIHQSIQHIV, translated from the coding sequence ATGCAGATTTTTTCTTATTTGCTTACAACCATCGCTCGCTGTAGCAACTGGCTTTTTGTTAAAAGTAAAGTGTTACCAGAGCATCCCATCGAGGATTATGAGCTAGACTCCAGCATTCCCACATTTTATGTAGCGAGACTCGACTCGGTATCAGACATGGTCGCGCTAGATGTTATGTGTAAAAAGCTTGGTTTACCAAGACCATCTCAAAAAGCGCGAATTGGCAATAGAGAACTCAATCGTTTTGTTGGGATCCAGGCTCCGCCTAGTGTCTTTGGCAATAGTCATAAACCAAGTGATGCGCTTGAACATAGCAAAGCGATTTTTGAAGCCTTAAAAGATGACGACAATACCGATGCGCAGGTTATTCCGGTCACCATATTATGGGGTCGTAATCCTGGTAAAGAAAAGCCTGGTGTAGGAACCTTATTATCCAACTCATTAACACCGAGCTGGCTACGCAAATGCTTTGTGATCTTGTTTTCAGGCAGGGATAACTTTGTTCGATTTTCTCGCCCGATTGAACTCAATCAATTGTTAAACGATAAAGCAGACGTTGAGGAGCTGCCACATAAGCTGCTGCGCGTTGCACGCGTACATTTCCGTCGTCAAAAATTGGCCGCTACCGGCCCCAAATTACCATCACGTGAGCAGCTATTTAATTCTATCTTAGCGTCGCAAAGCATTAAAAAGGCCATTGCTGACGAAGCAAAGACAAAAGGTCTAAGTCAGGAAGAAGCAAGATTACAAGCACTTAGGTTATTAGACGAAATAGCCGCAAACTATTCAGACGCCATGGTGCGCGTAGCTGACAGGGCGCTCACTTGGCTGTGGAACAAGCTTTATAATGGTATTGAAGTTAATAACTCAGACAAAGTACAAGCACTCGCAGACAAAGGACACGAGATCATTTACGTGCCATGTCATCGTAGCCATATGGATTACTTGCTTCTAACTTATATCATTTACCATCAGGGTTTAGTACCACCGCATATCGCAGCTGGCGTTAATCTCAACTTTTTCCCTGCGGGCCCTATTTTCCGCCGTAGTGGTGCCTTCTTTATTCGCCGATCCTTTTCTGGCAACAAACTCTATTCCGCGGTATTCAAGGAATATTTAAGCCAGTTATTTATCAAAGGGTATTCCGTTAAGTTTTATACTGAAGGTGGCCGCAGTCGTACCGGTCGTCTTCTACCACCAAAAACGGGGATGTTGGCAATGACACTGCAATCCATGCTTCGCGGCATTGATAGACCTATATCATTAGTGCCCGTTTATCTCGGCTATGAACATGTTATGGAGATCAACACCTACCTCAAAGAGCTGGCTGGCAACAGTAAGAAAAATGAGTCTATCTTTGGTATTTTTAAGGCGATTAAGAACCTTAAAAACTATGGTAGAGGGTATTTAAATTTCGGCGATCCGATATCAGTCAACCAATTTTTGAATGAGCATCAACCAGATTGGCGTGATTCTATCCACCCCACCGAAACTCAAAAGCCAGCTTGGCTGAACAAGCAAGTTGCCGATCTCGCTGATGTCATCATGACTGAGATAAATAACTCAGCAGCACTGAACTCAGTTAATTTGCTTGCGACAATTTTGCTGAGTAACGAGCAATTTGCATTGCCTAAATCACAACTGCTACAACAGCTTGATTTGTATCTTGGACTACACAGAAATGCACCTTATCACGACAATGCGACGGTGCCAGATTCGAGCTCTGAGGGCTTACTCGATCATGCACTTAAGCTTGATAAGTTCGATATTATTGAAGACAGTTTCGGCAGCATCATTAGTGTTAAGGAAAAAGAACGCGCTCTGCTTAATTATTACCGTAACAATATTCTGCACCTGTTTGCCGTACCAAGCTTAATCGCTCAGCAACTCTTCAACCGCTACAGCTTGACTGTTGATGAGTGCCGTAAAGAGGTAGCGCTTTTGTATCCCTTGTTTGCAAAAGAGTGGTTCTTAACAGACCTTAAGACAGGATATATAGAGTCTATTTTTGAATACTTTGCGGCTAAGGATCTGATCACCTTTGATGGTCACTTAGCCTCGGTTAACAAAGATGGTAGCGCGTTGGCACAATTAGAAATGCTAGGTAAAGTGATCCACTTAACGCTTGAACGCTATGCAATCACGATTAACCTGGTTAAGCGTCATCAAGGATTAAGTCGTAGCGAGCTTGAAAAAGAAAGTGCACTTCTTGCCGACCGACTAGGAACTTTGCATGGTATCAAAAGCCCAGAGTTTTTTGACAAAAAAGTGCTCAGTGCATTTGTCACTAGCCTAAAAGAGCAAGGCTTTATAGAACAAGATGAAGCCGCTGGCATTCGCGGCACAGAATCACTACATACTTTAGAGCAGTACTTAAAAGCCCTGCTACCTGCACGAATACATCAGTCTATTCAGCATATCGTCTAA
- the rplD gene encoding 50S ribosomal protein L4, with protein sequence MELAIKGAGALEVSEATFGREFNEALVHQVVVAYAAGARQGTRAQLTRSEVRGGGKKPFRQKGTGRARAGTIRSPIWRSGGVSFAAKPQDHSQKVNRKMYRGAIKSILSELVRQDRLVVVENFGLEAPKTKELVAKLKELELKDVLIVTEEVDENLFLSARNLYKVDTRDVAGIDPVSLIAFDKVLITAAAVKQLEEALA encoded by the coding sequence ATGGAATTAGCAATTAAAGGCGCTGGCGCGCTTGAAGTTTCCGAAGCTACTTTTGGACGTGAGTTTAACGAAGCATTGGTACACCAAGTAGTTGTTGCTTATGCAGCAGGTGCTCGCCAAGGTACTCGTGCTCAATTGACACGTTCTGAAGTACGCGGTGGTGGTAAGAAACCATTCCGCCAAAAAGGTACTGGCCGTGCACGTGCTGGTACAATCCGCAGCCCAATCTGGCGCAGCGGTGGTGTGAGCTTTGCAGCTAAGCCGCAAGATCACAGCCAAAAAGTTAACCGTAAAATGTATCGCGGTGCGATCAAGAGCATTCTTTCTGAGCTTGTTCGTCAAGATCGTCTAGTAGTTGTTGAAAACTTTGGTCTAGAAGCACCAAAGACTAAAGAACTAGTAGCTAAGCTTAAAGAACTTGAGCTTAAAGACGTACTAATCGTGACTGAAGAAGTAGATGAGAATCTATTCCTTTCTGCACGTAACCTGTACAAGGTTGACACGCGTGACGTAGCTGGCATCGACCCAGTAAGCCTAATCGCTTTCGATAAGGTTCTGATTACTGCTGCTGCTGTTAAGCAACTTGAGGAGGCGCTAGCATGA
- the rpsS gene encoding 30S ribosomal protein S19 codes for MPRSLKKGPFIDLHLLKKVEKALESGDKKPIKTWSRRSMIIPNMIGLTIAVHNGRQHVPVFITDEMIGHKLGEFAPTRTYRGHAADKKAKKR; via the coding sequence ATGCCACGTTCTCTCAAGAAAGGTCCATTTATTGACCTACACTTGCTGAAGAAGGTAGAGAAAGCGTTGGAAAGCGGTGACAAGAAGCCAATTAAAACTTGGAGCCGTCGTTCAATGATCATACCTAACATGATCGGATTGACCATCGCTGTCCATAATGGTCGTCAGCACGTTCCTGTGTTCATCACAGACGAAATGATCGGTCACAAACTGGGTGAATTTGCACCTACACGTACTTACCGCGGTCACGCTGCGGATAAGAAAGCTAAGAAGCGTTAA
- the rplP gene encoding 50S ribosomal protein L16: protein MLQPKRTKFRKVHKGRNRGLATSGNKVSFGSFGLKATGRGRMTARQIEAARRAMTRHVKRQGKIWIRVFPDKPITEKPLEVRMGKGKGSVEYWVAEIQPGKVLYEMEGVSEELAREAFDLAARKLPFKTTFVTRTVM, encoded by the coding sequence ATGTTACAGCCAAAACGTACAAAATTCCGTAAGGTACACAAAGGCCGCAACCGTGGTCTGGCTACCAGCGGTAACAAAGTTAGCTTCGGTTCTTTCGGCTTGAAAGCGACTGGCCGTGGCCGTATGACTGCTCGTCAAATCGAAGCAGCTCGTCGTGCTATGACACGTCACGTCAAGCGTCAAGGTAAAATCTGGATCCGTGTATTCCCAGATAAGCCAATTACAGAGAAACCGCTTGAAGTTCGTATGGGTAAAGGTAAAGGTTCTGTTGAATACTGGGTTGCTGAAATTCAGCCTGGTAAAGTACTTTACGAGATGGAAGGTGTTTCAGAAGAGCTTGCTCGCGAAGCATTCGACCTAGCTGCTCGTAAATTACCTTTCAAAACAACATTTGTAACTCGGACGGTAATGTAA
- the rpmC gene encoding 50S ribosomal protein L29 translates to MKASELKDKSVEELNAELLELLREQFNLRMQASTGQLAQTHELKKVRRNIARVKTVINQKAGA, encoded by the coding sequence ATGAAAGCTAGCGAACTTAAAGACAAAAGCGTAGAAGAGCTAAATGCTGAACTTCTAGAGCTTCTTCGTGAGCAGTTCAACCTGCGCATGCAAGCGAGCACTGGTCAGCTAGCTCAAACTCACGAGCTTAAGAAAGTACGTCGCAATATTGCGCGTGTGAAAACGGTTATCAACCAGAAGGCAGGTGCATAA
- the rpsC gene encoding 30S ribosomal protein S3, with protein sequence MGQKVHPTGIRLGISKPWVSTWYANTKDFSEQLFGDHKVRQYLTKELKSASVAKIVIERPAKSIRVTIHTARPGVVIGKKGEDVEKLRQAVTKLAGVPAQINIAEVRKPELDAQLVADGISSQLERRVMFRRAMKRAVQNAMRLGAKGIKVEVSGRLGGAEIARSEWYREGRVPLHTLRADIDYATSEALTTYGIIGVKVWIFKGEVIGGLPLVQEQEKPAKRAPKKAKKSAK encoded by the coding sequence ATGGGACAAAAAGTTCATCCTACTGGTATTCGCCTAGGTATCTCAAAGCCTTGGGTATCTACTTGGTACGCGAATACAAAAGATTTCTCTGAACAGCTTTTTGGCGATCACAAAGTACGTCAATACCTTACTAAGGAATTGAAAAGTGCTTCTGTAGCTAAGATCGTTATCGAGCGTCCAGCTAAATCAATCCGTGTAACAATTCACACAGCTCGTCCTGGTGTTGTTATCGGTAAAAAAGGTGAAGATGTTGAAAAGCTTCGCCAAGCTGTAACTAAGCTTGCTGGTGTACCTGCGCAAATCAACATCGCAGAAGTACGTAAGCCAGAGCTAGATGCACAGTTAGTTGCTGACGGTATCTCTTCTCAGCTAGAGCGTCGTGTTATGTTCCGTCGTGCTATGAAGCGCGCAGTACAAAACGCAATGCGCCTAGGTGCTAAGGGTATCAAAGTTGAAGTAAGCGGCCGTCTAGGCGGTGCTGAAATCGCACGTTCTGAGTGGTACCGTGAAGGTCGTGTACCTCTACACACTCTACGTGCTGATATCGACTACGCAACTTCAGAAGCTTTGACCACTTACGGTATCATCGGTGTTAAGGTTTGGATCTTCAAAGGCGAAGTAATTGGTGGTCTTCCACTAGTTCAAGAGCAAGAGAAGCCAGCTAAACGTGCGCCGAAGAAAGCTAAAAAAAGTGCTAAGTAA
- the rplC gene encoding 50S ribosomal protein L3, with protein MALGLVGRKVGMTRIFTEDGVSIPVTVIEATPNRVTQIKSDATDGYNALQVTAGEKKASRVNKPAAGHFAKAGVEAGRGLWEFRLNGGEGEFEVGSELTVELFTEVKKVDVTGTSKGKGFQGGVKRWNFSMQDATHGNSLSHRAPGSIGQNQSPGKVFKGKKMAGQMGNVRSTTQNLELVRVDAERNLLLVKGAVPGAIGGDVIVKPAVKA; from the coding sequence ATGGCATTAGGTCTAGTCGGTCGTAAAGTGGGTATGACACGTATCTTCACTGAAGATGGTGTATCTATCCCTGTGACAGTTATCGAAGCGACTCCTAACCGTGTTACGCAGATCAAATCTGACGCAACTGACGGTTATAACGCGCTTCAAGTTACTGCAGGCGAGAAAAAAGCAAGCCGTGTAAACAAACCAGCAGCGGGTCACTTCGCTAAAGCTGGCGTTGAAGCGGGTCGCGGCCTGTGGGAATTCCGTCTTAACGGCGGTGAAGGTGAATTTGAAGTAGGTTCAGAGCTAACTGTTGAACTTTTCACTGAAGTGAAAAAAGTAGACGTTACTGGTACTTCAAAAGGTAAAGGTTTCCAAGGTGGTGTTAAGCGCTGGAACTTCAGCATGCAAGACGCAACTCACGGTAACTCTCTATCTCACCGTGCTCCTGGTTCAATCGGTCAAAACCAGTCTCCTGGTAAAGTTTTCAAAGGTAAGAAAATGGCCGGTCAAATGGGTAATGTTCGTTCAACGACACAGAACCTTGAACTAGTACGTGTTGACGCAGAGCGTAACTTGCTTTTAGTTAAAGGTGCAGTACCTGGCGCTATCGGCGGTGACGTTATCGTTAAACCAGCTGTTAAAGCATAA
- the rpsQ gene encoding 30S ribosomal protein S17, translating into MSDKIRTVQGRVVSDKMDKSIVVAIERQVKHPIYGKFIKRTTKLHAHDENNTALAGDVVTIRECAPISKKKSWTLVDVIERPKKA; encoded by the coding sequence ATGAGCGATAAGATCCGTACTGTACAAGGTCGTGTAGTTAGCGACAAAATGGACAAGTCAATCGTTGTTGCTATCGAGCGTCAGGTTAAACACCCGATCTACGGTAAGTTCATCAAGCGTACAACTAAGTTGCACGCACACGATGAAAACAACACAGCACTAGCAGGTGACGTCGTGACTATTCGCGAATGTGCGCCAATCTCTAAGAAAAAATCTTGGACGCTAGTTGACGTGATTGAACGTCCTAAGAAAGCTTAA
- the rplW gene encoding 50S ribosomal protein L23: protein MIREERLLKVILAPHISEKSTVSAEENNTIVFKVAKDATKAEVKAAVEKLFEVEVTGVRTLNVKGKTKRTGMRFGRRSDWKKAYVTLKEGSELDFVGGAE, encoded by the coding sequence ATGATCCGTGAAGAACGTCTTTTAAAAGTAATCCTTGCTCCACACATCTCTGAGAAGAGCACTGTATCTGCTGAAGAAAACAACACTATCGTTTTCAAAGTAGCTAAAGATGCAACTAAAGCTGAAGTTAAAGCAGCTGTAGAAAAGCTTTTCGAAGTAGAAGTAACTGGTGTTCGCACTCTAAATGTTAAGGGTAAGACAAAGCGTACTGGTATGCGTTTTGGCCGTCGTAGCGATTGGAAAAAAGCATACGTTACTCTTAAAGAAGGTAGCGAGCTAGACTTTGTCGGCGGCGCCGAGTAA
- the rpsJ gene encoding 30S ribosomal protein S10 → MSNQRIRIRLKAFDHRLIDQSTAEIVETAKRTGAQVRGPIPLPTRKERFTVLISPHVNKDARDQYEIRTHKRLIDIVEPTDKTVDALMRLDLAAGVDVQISLG, encoded by the coding sequence ATGTCAAATCAACGCATTCGTATTCGCCTAAAAGCTTTTGACCACCGTTTGATTGACCAATCAACGGCGGAAATCGTGGAAACAGCGAAGCGCACTGGTGCACAGGTTCGTGGTCCAATCCCACTACCTACGCGCAAAGAACGTTTCACAGTATTGATCTCTCCGCACGTAAACAAAGACGCGCGTGATCAGTATGAAATCCGCACCCACAAACGTCTGATCGACATCGTAGAACCAACTGACAAGACTGTAGACGCTCTAATGCGCCTAGACCTTGCTGCTGGTGTTGATGTTCAAATCAGCCTGGGTTAA
- a CDS encoding TRAP transporter permease produces MSNSSNEQSALVAPTAARNRIAFYLAILSSLLHLYFNLVATWPDNYISAIHFMLFGSIILLTLPLRVGKLAVLSSVIDIGLFIGLIVSCGYLVLYSDALAARNYEFATADWIASSTAVLLALELVRRCVGWFIPVMILLAMSYVLFLGQHIDGVFHFAGLSAETILFRNYFDDGLFGPIAKISWTFVFMFILFGAFLVQAGTGDFIIRFANALVGRMVGGQGLVAVVSSGMMGSVSGSAIANTAATGVITIPLMKKAGFPAKFAAAVEAGASTGGQLIPPIMGAGVFVMASYTQIPYLTIIAAAFVPALLYFASIAIFVRIQAKRLNIQPVLEPEQLSAWQELKSGWHHLLPIVLLVTLMIYGFTPTYAVSIATLSVCLFSLFSPAPMRWSKILAALANATENSAKTAILLVAIGMLVNCISISSLGVTFSLMINEWAGASLILLLVLIALASLIIGMGLPVTASYIVLATLSAPALYGLISQSALVETIVNGQLNETATMMMSMMAPALGEIYNQPNITAAQVFTILASLPPEAIDIIRSSQFDATHLAMMLLSAHMIIFWLSQDSNVTPPVCLVAFTAAGIAKTPPMATGIEAWKTAKALYIVPLLFAYTPFIGGSNFEIMQVFFTALVGMYALVAAIYGYAEAKLNKPIRMVLALLGIALVWPHQIISVDIAAALCVIAVVTKQVVDNRLT; encoded by the coding sequence ATGAGTAATAGTAGCAATGAGCAAAGCGCGTTAGTAGCACCAACAGCAGCTCGTAATCGGATCGCTTTTTATTTAGCGATACTCTCGAGTCTGTTGCACCTCTATTTTAACTTGGTCGCCACTTGGCCAGATAACTATATTTCTGCCATTCATTTCATGCTATTTGGTAGCATTATCTTGCTCACCTTGCCGCTTAGAGTTGGCAAATTAGCAGTGCTTTCTAGCGTTATTGATATCGGGCTGTTTATCGGTTTAATCGTGAGCTGCGGTTATCTTGTTCTGTACAGTGATGCGTTGGCTGCGCGTAATTATGAATTTGCTACGGCTGACTGGATAGCATCTTCCACCGCTGTGCTCCTCGCGCTTGAGTTGGTCCGGCGCTGTGTGGGCTGGTTTATCCCGGTGATGATCCTACTGGCGATGAGCTATGTGCTGTTTTTGGGACAGCATATTGATGGCGTGTTTCATTTTGCTGGTTTAAGCGCAGAAACTATTTTGTTTCGCAATTACTTTGATGACGGTTTGTTTGGACCTATTGCTAAAATTTCTTGGACGTTTGTTTTTATGTTTATCTTGTTTGGCGCATTTCTAGTCCAAGCAGGAACAGGGGATTTTATCATTCGCTTTGCCAATGCGCTTGTCGGTCGCATGGTTGGCGGGCAGGGACTTGTTGCTGTTGTGAGCTCGGGTATGATGGGCTCCGTATCGGGCTCTGCTATCGCGAATACAGCGGCGACTGGGGTGATCACCATTCCATTAATGAAGAAAGCTGGTTTTCCTGCAAAGTTTGCGGCAGCAGTTGAAGCCGGAGCATCGACGGGAGGTCAGCTGATCCCGCCGATTATGGGGGCTGGTGTATTTGTGATGGCCTCCTATACTCAAATTCCTTATCTTACGATAATTGCTGCGGCCTTTGTTCCCGCTCTGCTTTATTTCGCATCTATCGCCATCTTTGTACGTATTCAAGCTAAGCGTTTGAATATCCAGCCAGTATTAGAGCCCGAGCAATTAAGTGCTTGGCAAGAACTGAAGTCCGGTTGGCATCATTTATTGCCTATCGTGTTGCTCGTAACATTGATGATTTATGGCTTTACGCCAACTTATGCAGTCAGTATTGCGACGCTCAGTGTGTGTCTGTTTTCTTTGTTTTCACCTGCGCCGATGAGGTGGTCAAAGATTTTGGCTGCGCTTGCAAATGCAACTGAAAACAGCGCTAAGACAGCAATATTATTGGTTGCCATTGGCATGCTGGTTAATTGTATTTCAATCAGTTCCTTAGGCGTTACTTTTTCTCTAATGATAAATGAATGGGCGGGAGCAAGTTTGATACTGTTGTTGGTATTGATTGCGTTGGCCTCGTTAATTATCGGTATGGGACTGCCGGTGACGGCATCGTACATTGTGTTGGCAACGCTTTCTGCACCGGCTCTATATGGCTTGATCAGCCAGTCAGCACTGGTAGAGACCATAGTAAATGGTCAACTCAATGAAACTGCGACGATGATGATGAGTATGATGGCACCAGCACTTGGAGAGATATACAACCAGCCAAATATTACCGCGGCTCAAGTGTTTACTATTTTGGCAAGCTTGCCACCGGAGGCTATTGATATTATTCGCAGTAGCCAGTTTGATGCCACGCATTTAGCCATGATGCTACTCTCTGCCCATATGATAATTTTTTGGTTATCGCAAGACAGCAATGTGACACCGCCGGTGTGCTTGGTCGCTTTTACTGCCGCGGGCATTGCCAAAACACCGCCGATGGCAACAGGAATAGAAGCATGGAAAACGGCCAAAGCACTATACATCGTTCCCTTACTGTTTGCTTATACGCCGTTTATTGGGGGGAGTAACTTTGAGATCATGCAGGTTTTTTTTACCGCGCTTGTGGGAATGTACGCTTTGGTAGCAGCGATATACGGTTATGCGGAGGCGAAGCTCAATAAACCAATCAGGATGGTGTTAGCGCTTTTAGGTATCGCTTTAGTTTGGCCGCATCAAATAATCTCTGTAGATATAGCGGCGGCACTATGTGTTATTGCTGTTGTTACAAAGCAAGTAGTAGATAATCGTCTAACTTAA
- the rplV gene encoding 50S ribosomal protein L22: protein MEALAKHKFASGSAQKARLVADQIRGLPVDRALEILAYSPKKAAVLVKKVLESAIANAEHNEGADIDELKVAKVFVDEGPTMKRIMPRAKGRADRILKRTSHITVVVSDS, encoded by the coding sequence ATGGAAGCATTAGCTAAACACAAATTCGCCTCTGGTTCGGCGCAGAAAGCACGTCTAGTGGCAGATCAAATCCGTGGACTTCCGGTTGATCGCGCGCTAGAAATCCTGGCGTACAGCCCGAAGAAAGCGGCTGTATTAGTTAAGAAAGTACTTGAGTCTGCTATCGCGAACGCGGAGCACAACGAAGGTGCTGACATTGATGAGCTTAAAGTGGCTAAAGTATTTGTAGACGAAGGTCCTACAATGAAACGTATTATGCCACGTGCTAAAGGACGCGCAGACCGCATCCTTAAGCGTACAAGCCACATCACTGTTGTGGTATCGGATAGCTAG